The Hydrogenobacter thermophilus TK-6 genome window below encodes:
- a CDS encoding FAD-dependent oxidoreductase, whose product MTKIIVIGSGVIGLSSALLLSYAGFRVSVITRNPEEATSWVAGGMLAPFSEGLEGLLFDFSYESLKEYPSFVSFLGDVSGQKVDLWMEGINRVVLKGEDELFSKAQAYAEKGYKVELLEPSSLLSRDVQGIIHYAEEGWVDAQMLMDALLFAVSRMGMEFTIDHIVRAHMEEERVVYLEGLKGKYEADFYLFCTGAWIKTLFDLPVFPIKGQALKVKDVYVSRVHYSSVSYIIPRSRYTYVGATSETDGFNPDITLEGLKTLSENALRIIPSMKHARLISTLVGFRPASPDSMPIFKVGENYLVLTGHHRNGILHAPITAKLVESYLVRGEKTPYMDVFSADRFKNP is encoded by the coding sequence ATGACAAAAATCATTGTAATAGGAAGCGGAGTTATAGGGCTTAGCTCAGCACTTTTGCTTTCTTATGCAGGTTTTAGGGTGAGCGTAATAACCAGAAACCCAGAGGAGGCAACTTCGTGGGTGGCTGGTGGTATGCTAGCTCCTTTTTCCGAAGGGCTTGAAGGCCTCCTCTTTGATTTTTCTTACGAGAGCTTAAAGGAGTATCCGTCTTTTGTGAGTTTTCTCGGGGATGTATCCGGGCAGAAGGTGGACCTGTGGATGGAGGGCATAAACAGGGTAGTGTTAAAAGGTGAGGATGAGCTTTTCAGTAAAGCTCAGGCTTATGCGGAAAAGGGATATAAGGTGGAGCTTTTGGAGCCTTCCTCTTTGCTCTCCAGAGATGTGCAGGGCATAATTCACTATGCGGAAGAAGGCTGGGTGGATGCACAGATGCTTATGGATGCTCTTCTTTTTGCTGTCAGCAGGATGGGGATGGAGTTTACCATTGACCATATCGTCAGGGCACACATGGAGGAGGAAAGAGTCGTTTACTTAGAGGGTTTAAAAGGCAAATATGAGGCGGACTTTTATCTTTTCTGCACGGGAGCCTGGATAAAAACCCTCTTTGACCTTCCCGTTTTCCCAATAAAGGGACAAGCCCTTAAGGTGAAAGATGTTTATGTTAGTAGAGTGCATTACTCTTCTGTATCTTACATAATACCCAGAAGTAGATACACTTACGTAGGTGCTACTTCCGAGACGGATGGCTTTAATCCTGACATAACGCTTGAGGGTTTAAAAACCCTGTCTGAGAATGCTCTTCGCATAATACCCTCCATGAAGCACGCCCGCCTCATCTCCACTCTGGTAGGTTTTAGACCAGCCTCACCTGACAGTATGCCCATTTTTAAAGTGGGAGAGAACTATCTGGTGCTCACAGGACACCACAGAAACGGCATACTTCACGCTCC
- the pheA gene encoding prephenate dehydratase, translated as MEEIALWRKRIDEIDEEILRLLNERIKIAQKIGEIKKASGLDIHAPEREREIFERVLKLNEELYGGEFPKEALFHIYREIMSACLSVEKPLRVAYLGPKATFTHQAALEYFGFSVHYIPVSTIKDVFNEVDLGRADYGVVPVENTIEGVVNYTLDMFLEYDLKIVGEVVIPIKLHLLSNLSSLEDVKRIYSHRHAIAQCRNWIDKNLPKAQIIETESTARACEIVLELNDAAAIASEVASYTYHLNILAQNIQESANNFTRFLIVGNRSMKRTGKDKTSLILAVRNKPGDLYKTLESFYLYGVNLTKIESRPSKKKAWDYVFFVDLDGHMEDHNVRMALDLLAKENRIIKMLGSYPKALFEES; from the coding sequence ATGGAAGAGATTGCACTTTGGCGAAAGAGGATAGACGAGATAGATGAAGAGATACTGAGGCTTCTCAACGAAAGGATTAAAATAGCACAGAAAATAGGTGAAATCAAAAAAGCTTCTGGTCTTGATATTCACGCTCCTGAAAGAGAAAGAGAGATATTTGAAAGAGTATTAAAGTTGAACGAGGAGCTTTATGGCGGAGAGTTTCCCAAAGAAGCCCTCTTTCACATATACAGAGAGATAATGTCTGCATGCCTGTCTGTGGAAAAGCCCTTGCGGGTTGCCTACTTGGGACCAAAGGCAACCTTTACCCATCAGGCAGCTCTTGAGTACTTCGGTTTTTCTGTGCATTATATTCCAGTTAGCACCATAAAGGATGTTTTTAACGAGGTGGACCTTGGTAGAGCAGATTACGGAGTTGTCCCTGTGGAAAACACCATAGAGGGCGTTGTCAATTACACTCTGGACATGTTCTTAGAGTATGACCTCAAAATAGTGGGTGAAGTTGTAATTCCCATAAAGCTCCACCTGCTATCTAACTTATCAAGTTTGGAAGATGTAAAGAGGATATACTCCCACAGGCACGCCATAGCTCAGTGCAGAAACTGGATAGACAAAAATCTACCCAAGGCTCAGATCATAGAAACTGAAAGCACTGCAAGAGCTTGCGAGATAGTTCTTGAGCTTAATGATGCTGCAGCTATTGCTAGTGAAGTGGCATCTTACACCTATCACCTTAACATACTTGCTCAGAATATACAGGAAAGCGCTAACAACTTTACAAGATTCCTCATCGTAGGAAATAGAAGTATGAAGAGGACAGGAAAGGACAAGACGAGTTTGATCCTTGCCGTCAGGAATAAGCCCGGTGATCTTTACAAAACCCTTGAGAGCTTTTACCTATACGGAGTGAACCTTACCAAGATAGAATCAAGACCCTCCAAAAAGAAAGCCTGGGACTATGTTTTCTTTGTGGACCTGGACGGACATATGGAGGATCATAATGTAAGGATGGCTCTTGACCTGCTTGCCAAGGAAAACCGTATTATAAAGATGCTGGGGTCTTATCCAAAGGCTCTATTTGAGGAGAGCTAA
- a CDS encoding DUF58 domain-containing protein, which yields MKKKYRVKVNRVGIIFIGITVFFGIAAVNTANNLLYLVVSSMLSFMLTSGILSLYNLRGLTIKLVPPAEVYAGRYETFRLIVENHKLLPSFLISFPSKLKNEVVPVVFKRAEAGVEIYFENRGFYESVEIMVATTFPVGLFERYYTEKVPVNLIVFPKPIVADLKAVDHQDAKKGQESLHSLTRGYDEVHSIREYRGEPVKLIHWKASAKTGTLYVKDTYSQEKKPIILSLDMVDGGLEEKISKLSYLIIRFIREGYPVGLKIGESVIKPDTGNMHKRELLSALALLK from the coding sequence ATGAAGAAAAAGTACAGGGTAAAAGTTAATCGCGTAGGTATAATCTTCATAGGCATAACCGTATTCTTTGGCATTGCGGCGGTAAACACAGCCAACAACTTACTATATCTGGTGGTATCTTCCATGCTGTCTTTTATGCTAACTTCCGGCATACTATCTCTTTACAACCTGAGGGGTTTAACCATAAAGCTTGTGCCACCTGCGGAGGTATATGCGGGAAGGTATGAAACTTTCAGGCTCATCGTTGAGAACCACAAACTCCTCCCTTCTTTTCTAATATCTTTCCCTTCCAAGCTCAAAAATGAGGTGGTACCTGTTGTTTTCAAAAGAGCGGAGGCAGGTGTGGAAATATACTTTGAAAACAGAGGTTTTTATGAAAGCGTAGAGATCATGGTTGCCACCACCTTTCCTGTGGGACTCTTTGAAAGGTACTATACGGAAAAGGTGCCTGTAAATCTTATTGTCTTTCCAAAGCCCATAGTTGCAGATTTGAAGGCTGTGGACCATCAAGATGCTAAAAAAGGTCAAGAGAGTCTTCATAGCCTTACCAGAGGCTATGACGAGGTTCATTCCATAAGGGAGTACAGAGGAGAACCTGTAAAGCTAATACACTGGAAAGCTTCCGCCAAGACAGGTACCCTTTATGTAAAGGACACCTATTCGCAGGAGAAAAAACCTATAATACTCTCCCTGGATATGGTTGATGGAGGTTTGGAAGAGAAGATATCTAAGCTCTCTTACTTGATCATAAGGTTTATCCGTGAAGGCTATCCTGTAGGGCTAAAAATTGGAGAAAGCGTTATCAAGCCAGATACAGGAAATATGCACAAAAGAGAGCTACTTTCAGCTTTAGCTCTCCTCAAATAG
- a CDS encoding slipin family protein, translating into MVKGVLDLLIFVLFFAIVIASIFGADLLKILGGALMSFSPLVVILVAVVIFLLVSVKIVPEYQRAVIFRLGRVIGAKGPGLFILIPVIDRMVKMDLRTVTLDVPTQDIITRDNVSVSVDAVVYFRVVDPVKAVVEVENYYYATSQIAQTTLRSVCGSVELDELLAEREKLNITLQEIIDRQTDPWGVKVVSVELKRIDLPEELRRAMARQAEAERERRAKIITAEAEYQAAQKLADAAKILASEPLALQLRYLETIQTVSAKPGNTLLIPIPFEMLKLLAKNEEKVQGKS; encoded by the coding sequence ATGGTGAAGGGGGTGCTTGACTTATTAATTTTTGTGCTGTTCTTTGCCATAGTTATTGCATCTATCTTTGGTGCGGATTTACTAAAAATTTTGGGAGGTGCTCTTATGAGTTTTTCGCCTTTGGTGGTCATCTTGGTGGCGGTGGTGATTTTTCTCTTGGTTAGTGTCAAAATAGTGCCAGAGTATCAAAGAGCTGTTATCTTCAGACTGGGAAGGGTTATAGGGGCAAAAGGTCCAGGGCTTTTTATCCTCATACCTGTAATAGACAGAATGGTTAAGATGGACCTAAGGACTGTAACTCTTGATGTTCCAACCCAGGATATCATAACCAGGGATAATGTGTCGGTGAGCGTGGATGCGGTAGTTTATTTTAGGGTGGTGGACCCTGTAAAGGCGGTGGTTGAGGTGGAAAACTATTACTATGCAACATCCCAGATAGCACAGACTACTCTGAGAAGTGTGTGCGGTTCTGTAGAGCTGGACGAGCTTTTGGCAGAGAGAGAAAAGCTTAACATCACCCTTCAGGAGATCATAGACAGACAGACGGACCCTTGGGGCGTAAAGGTTGTGTCCGTTGAACTCAAAAGGATAGACCTTCCGGAAGAGCTAAGGCGCGCCATGGCAAGACAGGCAGAAGCGGAAAGGGAAAGGAGAGCCAAGATCATAACCGCTGAAGCAGAGTATCAAGCGGCTCAAAAACTTGCAGACGCCGCAAAAATTTTAGCTTCAGAACCCTTGGCTTTACAGCTCAGATACTTAGAGACTATACAAACGGTAAGTGCAAAGCCCGGAAACACGCTCCTCATTCCCATACCTTTTGAGATGCTAAAACTGCTGGCCAAGAATGAAGAAAAAGTACAGGGTAAAAGTTAA
- a CDS encoding mechanosensitive ion channel family protein gives MMDFYLPVLVFFLSFFVFLSLRLVFFSFIKRFLQRLSLFGVLHRTLRIPTLLWVLALSLYLALYFSEELQKHRKYFHLIEKIIEGLLILSITLVIADVIVEIIRFYVRKSNISLPPTALIFALIKGIIIALGVITLLSSFGVPVAHFITTLGIGALAVSLALQGTLSNFFSGLNIIASRQIEVGDFIRLESGQEGYVQDITWMNTVIRQRDNNLVIVPNSRLVSSIITNHRKPEPSMALVIPIGVSYSSDLEKVERVTLEVAKEVQRSVEGADPSFEPFIRYSAFGDFSINFSVILRVLDTDAQFLVKHEFIKRIKEAYEKEGIEIPFPVRKIYLYYGEGGA, from the coding sequence ATGATGGACTTTTACCTTCCTGTGCTTGTGTTTTTTCTATCCTTCTTTGTATTTTTAAGTCTCAGGCTGGTATTCTTTTCTTTTATAAAAAGGTTCCTACAAAGACTTAGCCTCTTTGGGGTATTGCACAGGACCTTAAGAATACCCACATTACTGTGGGTGCTTGCCTTATCCCTTTACCTGGCTCTTTATTTTTCTGAAGAGCTCCAAAAACACAGAAAGTATTTCCATCTCATAGAAAAGATCATTGAAGGATTACTTATACTTTCCATAACCCTTGTAATAGCGGATGTGATAGTAGAGATCATAAGATTTTATGTAAGAAAATCCAATATATCCTTGCCACCTACAGCTCTCATCTTTGCCCTCATCAAAGGCATAATAATAGCTCTTGGAGTTATAACTCTTCTTAGCTCCTTTGGAGTGCCCGTAGCTCACTTTATAACTACGCTGGGTATTGGTGCGCTGGCAGTCTCTTTGGCTCTTCAGGGCACGCTTTCCAACTTCTTCTCTGGTCTTAACATCATAGCATCAAGGCAGATAGAAGTAGGTGATTTTATAAGGCTTGAGAGTGGTCAAGAGGGATATGTGCAGGATATAACTTGGATGAATACAGTTATAAGGCAAAGAGACAACAACCTGGTGATAGTACCCAACTCAAGGCTTGTGAGCTCTATAATAACCAATCACAGAAAACCCGAGCCGTCTATGGCTTTAGTTATTCCTATAGGTGTCAGTTATTCTTCTGATTTAGAAAAAGTTGAGAGGGTAACCTTGGAGGTAGCCAAAGAGGTCCAGAGGAGTGTTGAAGGTGCGGACCCAAGCTTTGAACCCTTCATAAGATACAGCGCCTTTGGAGACTTCAGTATAAACTTTAGCGTCATACTCAGAGTGCTTGATACGGATGCCCAATTTTTAGTAAAGCACGAGTTTATAAAGAGGATAAAAGAAGCTTATGAAAAAGAGGGAATAGAGATACCCTTCCCGGTGAGGAAGATATATTTATATTATGGTGAAGGGGGTGCTTGA
- a CDS encoding glycosyltransferase family 9 protein — translation MLFGGKRIGRILMLMGHSAGIGDLLRGSASWRALKNKFPDAELHLLFLTKDKGAVSERLISRHHLLSSFHVIDKRLRSIKDWRDFFKHFEEVLLKIKPDLIIDFEPHGLKSSFLCLYARVKYRVPSIGVGEIPFRSPFYTLASPPSRSINSPDYTDRFFVVLKALGIERNGIPIELEETPEALEFRKKFRSKFGIPPDKPIIGLNIGCGTPDALWKRPRLDLLRQVVYSLQKQTGSFLVLSGADFERDINEEFLKSYPLQALDLSGKTDILELPGLIRSCSLFISTDSGPYHMSVALRVPTLGIFVKDFPASYHHHPWVSCIILKDEGDIPNLVSEGFRLYKHFSQKEENA, via the coding sequence ATGCTCTTTGGAGGAAAAAGGATAGGTCGCATACTTATGCTGATGGGTCATTCTGCGGGGATAGGTGATCTTCTAAGAGGGAGTGCCAGCTGGAGAGCCCTAAAGAACAAATTCCCCGATGCGGAGCTTCACCTTCTTTTTCTCACCAAGGATAAAGGAGCAGTTTCTGAAAGGCTCATCTCAAGACATCACCTTCTTTCTTCTTTTCATGTGATAGACAAAAGACTAAGAAGCATAAAAGACTGGAGGGATTTTTTCAAGCACTTTGAGGAGGTGCTTTTGAAGATAAAGCCTGACCTTATTATAGACTTTGAACCACATGGGCTTAAAAGCTCTTTTCTCTGTCTTTATGCCAGAGTAAAGTACCGGGTACCCTCTATCGGCGTGGGCGAGATACCCTTCAGAAGTCCCTTTTACACTCTGGCTTCTCCTCCTTCACGGAGTATAAATAGCCCTGATTACACAGACAGGTTTTTTGTAGTTTTGAAGGCTCTGGGTATAGAGAGGAACGGTATACCCATAGAGTTGGAAGAGACTCCAGAAGCGCTGGAGTTTAGGAAAAAGTTTCGCTCTAAGTTCGGCATTCCTCCAGACAAACCCATCATAGGGCTTAACATAGGCTGTGGTACTCCCGACGCTCTTTGGAAAAGACCGCGTCTGGACCTTCTGAGGCAGGTAGTCTACTCTCTTCAGAAACAGACTGGCAGTTTCCTGGTGCTTTCTGGTGCTGACTTTGAAAGAGACATAAACGAGGAGTTTTTGAAGAGCTATCCCCTTCAAGCCCTGGACCTATCTGGCAAGACGGACATTCTGGAGCTTCCAGGACTTATAAGGTCCTGCTCGCTCTTTATATCCACAGATAGCGGTCCCTATCACATGTCTGTAGCTCTCAGAGTGCCAACGCTGGGCATCTTTGTAAAAGACTTCCCAGCCTCTTACCATCACCATCCTTGGGTATCCTGCATCATTTTAAAGGACGAAGGAGACATACCTAACCTTGTAAGTGAGGGTTTTAGACTATATAAGCACTTTAGCCAGAAAGAGGAGAATGCTTAA
- a CDS encoding metal ABC transporter permease codes for MTDILLHALLLSFILLGIHAYFGLEIVKRGIIFTDIAIAQSSAVGLALSLLLFQTPSYFISLLFALLCSLLIALSQRKKEYAEAFIGLLYALGFSSVVLLLSKSPRGMEEFMALTASDILFVPKEEIFKTGVLYALFGLLLYLRARFLSGIAKEMAFFALFSLTVTSSVKLVGVLIVFSMLVAPALVARLFGRGLIFAWVYGSAVNIAGIVLSFKYDLPTGFSLVFLHSFLSILLFLAKVLI; via the coding sequence ATGACGGATATACTCTTGCACGCACTTCTTCTCTCTTTTATCCTTTTGGGGATTCACGCCTACTTTGGGCTTGAGATAGTAAAAAGGGGAATAATATTCACCGACATAGCCATAGCCCAGTCCTCCGCGGTTGGGCTGGCGCTTTCCCTTCTTCTCTTTCAGACACCTTCTTACTTTATTTCTCTCCTTTTTGCCCTGCTTTGCAGTTTGCTTATAGCTCTCTCCCAAAGAAAGAAAGAGTACGCGGAGGCTTTCATAGGTCTCCTTTACGCCTTGGGTTTCTCATCTGTGGTGCTTTTGCTCTCCAAGTCACCACGAGGAATGGAAGAGTTTATGGCGCTTACCGCTTCTGACATACTCTTTGTACCTAAGGAGGAGATCTTCAAAACCGGCGTTTTATATGCTCTTTTTGGTCTTCTTCTATACCTGAGAGCCAGGTTCCTGTCGGGTATAGCCAAAGAGATGGCTTTCTTTGCGCTTTTTTCTCTGACGGTGACCAGCTCCGTAAAGCTGGTGGGTGTGCTTATAGTCTTTTCTATGCTGGTTGCACCAGCCTTAGTTGCCAGACTTTTTGGAAGAGGTTTGATTTTTGCGTGGGTTTATGGCTCTGCTGTAAATATCGCGGGGATCGTGCTGTCTTTTAAGTATGACCTTCCAACTGGCTTCAGCTTGGTTTTTCTCCACTCTTTTTTAAGCATTCTCCTCTTTCTGGCTAAAGTGCTTATATAG
- a CDS encoding metal ABC transporter solute-binding protein, Zn/Mn family: MRWFVFLFFLFFSLSFGQLKVVATYPWIGSLVKEIGKDKVSLYVIAKGTEDPHFVVPKPSHIAKLRDADLLIIQGAQLEIGFLPPLLQQSNNPRIQPGREGLLDLSQFVALIEKPASVSRAMGDVHPEGNPHYQLDPHNIPVLAKAVEKKLCELDQSNCAYYGTNLENFLSLWNTKLKEWDRDFEKLRSTRVIEYHKLYDYLLNRYGMVLVGTLEPLPGIPPTATHIEELLKTAQKVKYILQDVYHEKRTAQYVAKKLNAKMVVLPHDVGAVPEAKDLFSLFDEIVRRLSQ, from the coding sequence ATGAGGTGGTTTGTCTTTCTTTTCTTTTTATTCTTTAGCCTTTCCTTTGGACAGCTGAAAGTGGTTGCCACTTACCCCTGGATAGGTAGTCTGGTGAAAGAGATAGGCAAAGATAAGGTGAGCCTTTATGTTATTGCCAAGGGTACAGAGGACCCCCACTTTGTGGTGCCAAAGCCCTCCCACATAGCAAAGCTAAGAGATGCGGACCTTCTCATCATACAAGGCGCTCAGCTGGAAATTGGCTTTTTGCCCCCACTTCTTCAGCAGTCTAACAATCCTAGAATTCAGCCCGGAAGGGAGGGACTTTTGGACCTGTCCCAGTTTGTTGCCCTCATAGAAAAGCCCGCAAGCGTCTCAAGAGCTATGGGAGATGTCCATCCCGAAGGAAACCCTCACTACCAGCTGGACCCCCACAACATACCAGTGCTTGCAAAAGCAGTAGAGAAGAAACTCTGTGAGCTTGACCAAAGCAACTGTGCCTACTACGGAACGAATCTTGAAAACTTTTTGAGCCTGTGGAATACCAAACTCAAAGAGTGGGATAGAGACTTTGAAAAACTAAGAAGTACAAGGGTTATTGAGTACCACAAGCTTTACGATTACCTTCTTAACAGATATGGTATGGTGCTGGTGGGAACGCTGGAACCTCTTCCGGGAATACCTCCCACCGCAACCCATATAGAGGAGCTTCTGAAAACAGCTCAGAAGGTTAAGTACATCTTGCAGGATGTGTATCACGAGAAGAGGACAGCTCAGTATGTGGCTAAAAAGCTAAACGCAAAGATGGTGGTGCTTCCCCACGATGTAGGAGCGGTGCCAGAAGCTAAGGACCTCTTTTCCCTATTTGACGAAATAGTCAGGAGGCTTAGCCAATGA
- the rlmB gene encoding 23S rRNA (guanosine(2251)-2'-O)-methyltransferase RlmB produces the protein MIVYGKNPVIEALRSGKDIEKVLVAHDSHPPYQVAKLCKERGVKIQKVPRAKIEELAGTKKTQGILAIISPINYVSSNELFKDALKKNSFILVLDHLTDPQNVGNLLRTCEVLGGVGALLPTHRSSPINQVVVKASAGSVFHLKISKVPSLSKALKDFKKQGGWVISVERGGKDIRYTSIPLPCALVLGSEGEGVSKSLLEISDLVLSIPMVGKINSLNVSSAGAIAMWECVRGSIIKSV, from the coding sequence ATGATAGTTTACGGAAAAAATCCCGTCATTGAAGCTCTTAGGTCGGGAAAGGACATTGAGAAGGTGCTTGTAGCTCACGATTCTCATCCACCTTATCAAGTGGCAAAACTCTGCAAAGAGAGAGGTGTCAAAATACAAAAAGTCCCAAGAGCCAAAATAGAAGAGCTTGCAGGCACAAAGAAGACTCAAGGCATTCTTGCCATCATAAGCCCCATAAATTATGTATCTTCCAACGAGCTTTTTAAAGATGCTTTGAAAAAAAACTCTTTTATTTTGGTACTTGACCATCTTACTGACCCGCAGAATGTGGGAAATCTTTTGAGAACCTGTGAAGTGCTTGGTGGAGTGGGTGCCTTGCTACCTACACACAGGTCAAGTCCCATCAACCAGGTGGTGGTAAAGGCTTCTGCTGGAAGCGTCTTTCACCTTAAGATATCAAAAGTTCCCAGCCTCTCAAAGGCTTTGAAAGATTTTAAAAAGCAGGGTGGATGGGTAATATCCGTAGAAAGAGGGGGTAAGGATATAAGATACACATCCATCCCACTACCATGCGCCTTGGTGTTGGGCTCTGAAGGTGAGGGGGTGTCAAAAAGCCTACTGGAGATCTCTGACTTGGTGCTTTCCATACCAATGGTTGGGAAAATAAACTCTCTCAATGTTTCCTCTGCAGGTGCCATAGCCATGTGGGAGTGCGTCAGGGGTAGTATAATAAAGAGCGTATGA
- the mnmA gene encoding tRNA 2-thiouridine(34) synthase MnmA, giving the protein MRVAVGMSGGVDSSVSALLLKMAGHEVIGVTLRFHTIPESCSTDDLRVCCSPEDVKDAAKVSEKLGIPHITFDWERIFKERVIDYFVQEYAEGKTPNPCAICNRDVKTGFLARYLREVAQVDRLATGHYARLVEYKGKRLIARAKDKSKDQSYFLALVRKKDLELLEFPLGDLTKEQVRRIAVEYSLPVAQKRDSQEVCFLMGKKPGEFIKERVGEASGYIKHVSGRVLGTHTGIYNFTIGQRRGLGVSYHEPLYVVDIDAQTNTVIVGSEELIYKSSLKLKDINFHLHIDKWGKDVYAVVRYRTQAVKVKDIKETKDGFVVEFETPVRGITPGQVCAFYEGDVLLGGGIIAQV; this is encoded by the coding sequence ATGAGAGTTGCGGTAGGTATGAGCGGTGGAGTAGATAGTAGTGTATCCGCTCTGCTTTTGAAAATGGCAGGTCATGAGGTGATAGGAGTAACTTTAAGGTTTCACACCATTCCTGAGAGCTGTAGCACAGATGATTTGAGAGTTTGTTGCTCTCCTGAAGATGTCAAAGATGCGGCAAAAGTTTCTGAAAAGCTGGGTATTCCTCACATAACTTTTGATTGGGAGAGGATATTCAAAGAGAGGGTTATAGACTACTTTGTGCAAGAGTATGCAGAAGGTAAAACTCCAAACCCCTGTGCCATTTGCAACAGAGATGTAAAAACGGGATTTTTGGCGAGATACCTAAGGGAAGTAGCGCAGGTAGACAGATTGGCAACAGGACACTACGCAAGACTTGTAGAGTACAAAGGAAAGAGGCTGATAGCGAGGGCAAAGGACAAAAGCAAAGACCAGTCTTACTTTTTGGCTCTGGTGCGGAAAAAGGACCTGGAGCTTCTGGAGTTTCCTCTTGGAGACCTCACTAAGGAACAGGTGAGGCGTATAGCGGTGGAGTACTCTCTTCCTGTGGCCCAAAAGAGAGATTCTCAGGAGGTATGCTTTCTTATGGGAAAAAAGCCGGGAGAGTTTATAAAGGAAAGAGTTGGGGAAGCGAGTGGATACATAAAGCATGTAAGTGGTCGCGTTCTTGGAACTCACACTGGCATCTATAACTTCACGATAGGGCAGAGAAGAGGTCTTGGAGTGTCTTATCACGAACCTCTATATGTGGTAGACATAGATGCTCAGACTAATACAGTAATAGTGGGGAGTGAAGAGCTAATTTACAAGAGCAGCTTGAAGCTCAAAGACATCAACTTTCATCTTCACATAGATAAGTGGGGGAAGGATGTTTATGCTGTGGTAAGGTACAGAACTCAGGCTGTGAAGGTAAAGGACATAAAGGAGACTAAGGATGGATTTGTGGTGGAGTTTGAAACGCCTGTGAGGGGCATAACTCCCGGACAGGTGTGCGCCTTTTACGAGGGGGATGTGTTGCTGGGTGGAGGCATAATCGCGCAGGTATGA
- a CDS encoding c-type cytochrome translates to MRVFTYTAFLVGFAFAVSEGQMIFENNCLRCHQEGSKKPLSYLKKEYKGRADAIMVLAKQCPWGRNLSDMEIEMVSRWIAGEEK, encoded by the coding sequence ATGCGTGTTTTTACATACACAGCTTTTTTGGTGGGCTTTGCCTTTGCAGTGTCAGAGGGGCAGATGATCTTTGAAAATAACTGCCTGAGGTGTCATCAAGAGGGTTCAAAGAAACCTCTATCTTACCTCAAGAAGGAGTATAAAGGAAGAGCGGATGCCATCATGGTGCTTGCCAAGCAGTGTCCTTGGGGGAGAAATCTGTCCGATATGGAGATAGAGATGGTCAGCAGGTGGATAGCCGGAGAAGAAAAGTAA